CTGGTAGACCGGGTCGTCGTGGCTCACGCCGTCACTTTTCGTCTCGGTGTAGGGGCGGTCGGGCACATTCGAGGTCTTGTCGTCGCTCATGCCCCAGCTTCGCACGCGGCGCGGCGCGGCCCTCCCCATCCGGCTTAACGGCGCTTTAGGCTTGCCGGGGGCGGACCCCACGGGGCCATTGGTTCCGCGGCTTACAATGCCCCCCATGACCGACCTTCTGAGCGGCTGGCAGCCCGCGCCCGCGGGGTTCAAGCACGTGGTGAGCGTGTCGCTGGGGGGCAGCAAACGCAATGCCCGCGAGGAAATCAACGTGCTGGGCCAGCCCTTCGTGCTGGAGCGCATCGGCACCGACGGGGACGCGAGGAAGGCGGCGCAGCTCTTTCAGGCGCTCGACGGCCGGGTGGACGCCTTCGGGCTGGGGGGAGCCGACCTGTACGTCATCGCCGACCACAAGCGCTACACCTTCGGCAACATCCGCAAGCTGGTCGCCAACGCCAAGCTTACGCCCGTGCTGGACGGCAGCGGCCTCAAGAACACGCTGGAACGGGAAGCCGTGGCCCAGCTCGACCCGCTGCTGAACTGGCGCAGCCAGAAGGTGCTGATGGTGAGCGCGGTGGACCGCTTCGGCATGGCCGAGGCGCTGGCAAAGGCTGGAGCCGAGGTGGTGTACGGCGACATCGTCTTCGGCCTGAACCTGGACATTCCGCTGCGGAGCCTCGCGGCGCTGCGCCGGGTCGCCCACCTCGTGCTGCCCGTGATCACCAAGCTGCCGCAGGACTGGTTCTATCCCACCGGTGAGAAGCAGGAAACCAGCGTGCCGGGCAAGGGCACCCGCTACTACGCCTGGGCCGACGTGATCGCCGGCGACACCCATTACGCCAAGCGCTACGCCCCGCGCGACCTGGCCGGCAAGACCATCCTCACCCAGACCATCACCGAGGCCGACCGCGTCTGGATGAAGGAGCGCGGCGTCGCCCGCCTGGTCACCACCACCCCGCGCATCGGCAGCCGCAATTTCGCCACCAACGTGCTGGAGGCCTTTTTCGTGGCCCTCAGTGGCAAACGCGAGGCGCTCAGCGAGCAGGAATACCTGCACTACATCCGCGAGGTGGGGTTCAGGCCGGAAGTGAACGAGCTGTAGGGCGCTGCGCGCTGTCAGTGGGAAGTGGTGAGTGGGAAGTGGGAGCTTGCGCGGAGGCATTTGCCCTGGCTCCTCTTTTTCCACTGACCACTTCCCACTGACCACTCACCGCGCCCCCGCACAGCTACACTCCCTCCATGCAGACCCTCGTCGAGGCGATCCGGCAGCAGGGCGTGATTCTGCCCGGCGGCATTCTCAAGGTGGACGGGCTGGTCAACCACCAGCTTCTGCCCGGGCTGACGCGGGAGATGGGCGAGCGGTTTGCCGCGGGCTTTGCCCACCTGAACCCCAACAAGGTCGTGACCATCGAGGTGAGCGGCATCGCGCCCGCCCTCGCCACGGCGCTCGTCCTGAACGTGCCGCTGGTGTACGCCCGCAAGAAAAAGCCCATCACCATGCAGGAGCCGACCTTCACCGCGCAGTCCGTCAGCCGCACCAAGGGCGGGGCCGTGGACCTGTTCGTGAGCAGCGAATACCTGGGGCCGGGCGACCGGGTGATCGTCATCGACGACTTCCTGGCCTCGGGGGGCACGCTGCGGGCGCTGGCGGGCATCATCGCGCTGAGCGGGGCCGAACTCCTGGGCCTGGGCTGCGTGGTCGAGAAGGGCTTCGAGGACGGCCGCACAAGGCTGGCCGACCTGAACGTGCCCATCCTGACGCTAGCCAACATCGTCCGGATGAACGAGGCCGAGGGGATCGTGGTGGAGGCAGGGCACTGAGAAAGGGTCCAGCCGTCCGATGGCCGAACCGCCCAGGCTTTCCCGTGGTTCGGCGGTTCGACCTTTTGACCGTTCGACCCCCCGTAGGTCAGGCCCCGCTCGCTGGAAATCCCTTCAGGAAACGCCAAACGCCAGCGTGAGCATTCCTGAACCTGACGCTCAGATGAGGGGCAGGAAGGCTGTCTACGCTGAACGCAGGAAGGACGTGACCTGACGTGACCCAGCCGGACCCCCGCTCAGCCCTGATCCCCGACCAGAGCGCCCGCATGAACGTGGCGACCTACGCCACCTATCCCGAGGCCCAGCGCGCCGTGGATTACCTCAGCGACCAGCGGTTTCCGGTGGAGCGCATGGCGATTGTGGGCGAGGGCCTCCAGACCGTCGAGCAGGTGACGGGCCGCCTGGACTGGGGCCGCGCGGCGGGGCTGGGCTTCGGCCAGGGCCTGTTTCTGGGCCTGTTTATCGGGCTGCTGTTCGGGCTGCTCGGGCTGGGGGGCGGCAACATCCTGTACGCCGTCGCCTACGGCATGGTGATGGGCGCGATCACCGGGCTGGTGTGGGGCCTGGTGAGCTACGCGCTGAGCGGCGGGCGGCGCGACTTCACCTCCATCGGCGGGATGCGGGCCGAGCGTTACGTGATTCTGGCCGACGCCGACGTGGCCGAACAGGCGCGGACCCTGCTGTCCAACCTGCCGCCGCGCTGACCGCCAGGCCCAGCAGAGGTGTCCCCCCGCTGGGAACGCGGGCCGTCCAAACGGGCGTTTGGGTAGCATGGCCGCATGACACAACCGGCGGCCGAACTACAGGAACTGATCGCGGCGATGGAGCAGCGCCGCAGCAAGGTCGAGGCGGGCGGCGGCGAGGCGCGCCAGCAGAAGCAGCGCGAGGGCGGCAAGCTCACGGCCCGCGAACGTATCGAGAGGTTGCTCGACCCCGGCAGCTTTCTGGAACTCTCCACCTTCGTGGAACACGGGGCCAATCGCCTGATGGCGGGCGTGGAGGCCCCCGGCGAGGGCGTGGTGACGGGGCGCGGCACCATCGACGGGCGGCAGGTCTTCGTGTTCAGCCAGGACTTCACCGTGCTGGGCGGCTCTCTGGGCAAGATGAACGCCGCCAAGGTCACGAAGGTGATGGACCTCGCGGCCAAGACGGGTTGTCCGGTGATCGGCCTGAACGACTCGGCGGGCGCGCGCATTCAGGAGGGCGTGGATTCGCTGTCCGGCTACGGCGAGATTTTTTACCGCAACGCGATCTATTCGGGCAGCGTGCCGCAGATCAGCGCGATCCTGGGGCCGTGCGCGGGCGGCGCGGTGTATTCCCCCGCCCTGACCGACTTCATCCTGATGAGCCGGGGCAGCTCCTACATGTTCATCACCGGGCCGGAGGTCATCAAGAGTGTCACGCGCGAGGACGTGACCTTCGACCAGCTCGGCGGCGCGGACGTGCATACCCGCAAGTCCGGCGTGGCCCACCTGGAATACGACGGCGACGAGGCGGTGCTGGACGGCATCCGTGACCTGCTGAGTTACCTGCCGCAGAACGCGCGCGAGCAGCCGCCGGTGCGCGAATGCACCGACCCGGTCGGCCGCAGCAACGAACGCCTGCTCGACATCGTCACGCCCGACCAGCGCAAGCCCTATGCGATGCACGACGTGATTCACGAGCTGGTGGATGACGGCACGTTCCTGGAAATCCAGCCCGGCTGGGCCAGGAACATCCTCTGCGGCTTCGCGCGGCTGGACGGACAGAGCGTCGGCATCGTGGCGAACAATCCCAAGGTGATGGCGGGCACGCTGAATATCGACGCTTCGGACAAGGCCGCCCGCTTCATCCGCACCTGCGACTGCTACAACATCCCGATTCTGACACTAGTGGACGTGACCGGCTTCCTGCCGGGTGTGGCGCAGGAACACGCGGGCATCATCCGCCACGGCGCGAAGATGCTCTACGCCTACGCCGAGGCCACCGTTCCCAAGATCACGCTGATCACCCGCAAGAGCTACGGCGGCGCGTACCTTGCCATGAACAGCCGCGACATGGGCGCAGACGTGGTATACGCCTGGCCCACCGCCGCCGTCGCCGTGATGGGCGCGGAGGGAGCTGCCAACATCGTCTACCGCCGCGACATCCAGAACTCCGAGAACCCGGAAGCCACCCGCGCCGAGAAGATCGCGCAGTACAAGGAAACCTTCGACAACCCCTATGTGGCCGCCGCCAAGGGCTACATCGACGACGTGATCCCGATGGAAGACACCCGCCGCCGCCTGATCCAGACCTTTGCGATGCTGCGGGGCAAGGAGGAGGCGCGGCCCTTCAAGAAGCACGGGAATATCCCGCTGTAAAAATGCAGGCGCGGCGGAAACTTCTTCCCGCCGCGCCTGTAGGCCAGGGTCCAGGGTCCGCGCCTCAGCGCGCCCCGAAGTCCTGCACCCAGTAGGAACCGTAGGCCCCGCCCTGGGCGTAGCCGACGCCGAGTTCCCGGAAGCTGGGGTTCATGATGTTGCGGCAGTGGCCCTCGCTTGCCAGCCACCCGGCGACCACGCTCTCGGGGGTGGGCTGCCCGGCGGCGATGTTCTCCCCGATGGTGCGCCAGGTATAGCCGGTGGCCGTGATCCGCTGCGCCATCGTGCGGCCGTCCTGGCTGGTGTGGCTGAAGTAGTTCAGGGTTGCCATATCGGTCGCGTGGGCCTGCGCGGCCTGCTCCAGTTGGGCGCTGTAGGTGAGGGGTGTGGTCGCCGCAAAGCTGGTGCTGCCGCAGGTGCGCGCCTGGGCACGCGCCTGGTTAGTGAGGTCCAGCACGCGCTGCGCGAAGGCGCTGCTGCCGGTGCCGGGTGTGGGTGCAGGCGTCGGGGCGGGCGTAGGCGTGGTCGCCGGTGCGGTGACCGTCAGCGTGAAGTCGATGAAGGCCGAGGGGGAGCGGGTCAGCGCGGCGCGGACGGTCGCGTTCCCGGCCCCGCGTGCAGTCACCAGGCCGGACTGGCTCACGGTGGCGATACCCGCGTTGCTGGTCGTCCAGGTCAGTTCGCCGGGAAGCGGCGCACGTCCGCCGACCGTCACGTTGAGCTGGAGGGTCTGCCCGACTGTCAGCGTTCCGGCACTGGCCTGCGCCGTGAGGCCGGTGGACGTGGCGAGCGCGGGGGCGGCCTCGGTGGCCGTGGTGGCCGGAGGAGTCGCCCCGCAGGCCGCGAGGGTCAGCAGGCCGCCGACCAGAACCATCTGCTTGAATTGACGCATGAACGTCAGTAAACCCGACCGGGATGTCATGAGCGTGAGTTAAAGGTTCTCACATCTCACAAATTGGAAAGGCCGGAGTGAAAGGAAGAAAACGGCTCTCTGTGGATTTGACCACACTGACAATTCCCATCTTTCTCAATAAAGGAAGGGTGGTGTTGCAGCTCAGCCTTCCGGCAGAACTTCGGCAGACGGCTCCAGCAGATGAAAGGTCACGGCCACCTCATCGGCCAGGGAGAGGGGACTGGTATCTGGCAGGCTGGCCCCCAGGCTGCCACTCAGGGCGTGGGCGGCGTTGAGAAGCGGCGCATCGGCGGCGGGATCGAGGGTGCCCCAGAGGTGGGCCGCTCCTCCGCCCCCCGGCGTGGCCCGCCACAGCAGCGCCCCGACCGCCTCTCCCCCGGCGTAGGCCAGCAGCAGCGTGAAGGCCGGGTCGCCCTCCAGCCGCGCGGCCAGATGGCGGGCCAGCGCTCCCGCCCATTCCGGCGTCTCGTGCGCCTCGGTCAGAACGGCGACCCAGGCGGGCAGCGAGAGGCGCGACACCTGCTCCACCGTGATGAGGCCCGGCTCCGCCTGCGGGTGGTAGGTACCGACCCGCACGGCCCCGACCTCGGCACCCGGCAGCGGCACGATCGCGGCCACCAGCGCGGGCATCTCCTGCGCCTGATGCCAGGCGACCACCAGCGGCAGGCGGTCCGGGTCGGCGTCCGGCAGATATGTCGCGTTCAGCGCCAGCACGTTCACGCCGGGCGTATACAGGGTCACGGCCCCCCGAAAATCGCGCCGCACCGTCGAGAGCGGCTCGAAGTAGGTGATCAGCTCGGTCAGGGCCGGAGAGAGGGACATGAGGGCAGCGTAGCGGAAGGAGTGCTACCCGGATGCGTCTGGCAGGAACCCGGGAAAGAACAACGCCGCCTCACAGGGAAGGCGGCGCGTGGTGGTGACCCCAACGGGACTTGAACCCGTGTCTGCGCCTTGAGAGGGCGCTGTCCTGACCGCTAGACGATGGGGCCGTCCGGGGGTGAAGCTTCCGCGCGGGCGCGGCGTCAGGCAAGGGGAAATTTTAAGCGGGTCAGGCCAGGAAAGTCAAGCTCCGCCTATTCCAGATCGTCGTAATGGTGCAGCAGGGCCGCGTCCGGGTCGCCGCCGGGGTGGTGGTGCCGGGCGACCAGGCGGGCCACCTGGGGGCGGGCACCGGCACGGGCCAGCAGCTCCGCGCCCAGTTCCGGGTGGTAGGCCCGCACCGAGAGCGCCCCGACGGGCAGCAGCCGGGTCAGGCGGTTGGGCACCAGGCCGACCAGGACACGTTCGGCCACGTGGTAGGGGCGGATGCTCTTGCCGCAGTCGTGCAGCAGGGCGGCCGCGACCACCTCGGGCGCAGCGGCCGGGTGGTCGCGCAGCAGGTGCCGGGTCACGCGGCAGGCGTGTTCGCGGTCGCGGGGGTCCATCCCCAGGTAGACGTGGGCCTCCGCTGGGGTAAGCAGCGATATGGCCCAGGCATCGTCCGGGTGGGCATCCCGCGCCCTGAGACTGCGGGCCAGCCGCCGCACCTTGCCCGCGTAGCCGCGCGCCTTGCGGGCCAGCCGGGCAGCAGAGGTCAGGGAACGCACAGGCCCAGGATAAGGGCACAGGCGGTTCCCCTCCCCCGTCTTCCGGGCCAGCCCGCTCATACCAAATTGCGATGATTCCTTTGAATCATCCGAGCGGACTGGCACAGCTCCGCAGGAGAGCGAGTGGCAAAAAGGACGGGGTTGCGGCGATGGAACCGCCCAGTGTCCAGAGCCGCCTCTGGACACGCTTTCAGGGCGGGCAGGAACATCTGGCGCTTTCCCAGATGTCCGGGAATCAGAGCACTCCCGTATCAGTCGGCCGCCGCGTTGGTATCGCTCTCGAGTTCCAGGGCGGCCAGCGCGCGCTCGGCACTCATGGCCGCGCGGGTGCCCGCGCCCACGCTGGTGGCAAGCTGGCGGTACACGTAGTCCGACACGTCACCGGCAGCAAACAGCAGAGGCACGCTGGTGTAGATCTCGTCGGTGACCTCCACATAGCCGTCGGGGCGCAGTGTCACGGTGCCCTGCACGAACTCGGTATTCGGCACGTGCCCAATGAAGATGAACACGCCGTCGGTGGGAAAGTCGCTCGTCTCGCCGGTCTTGAGATTCTTCAGGCGCACACCCGTCACGTTGTCCGTGCCCTCAATCTCTTCAACGGCCGTGTCCCAGATGAACTTCATCTTGGGATTGGCAAAGGCGCGGGCCTGGGCCACCTTGTTGGCGCGCAGGGTGTCACGGCGGTGAATCAGCGTCACCTCGTCCGCGAACTTGGTCAGGAAGAGGCCCTCCTCGACCGCCGCGTCGCCGCCGCCCACCACGACCACCTTCTTGCCGCGGTAGAAGAACCCGTCACAGGTAGCGCAGGTGCTCACGCCCTTGCCCCAGAACTGCTCCTCGCCGGGCACGTTCAGGCGCTTGGGGTTCGCGCCCGTCGCCAGGATCACGCTCTTGGCGCGGTAGGTGCCGCCGTACCCGCGCACGGTGAAGACGTAGGGATGGTTCCCCGGCGCGGCCTCGATGGCCTCCACCTCCTCCATCTCGATGCGGGCACCGAACTTCTCGGCCTGCTGCACCATGCGCTGTGCGAGTTCCATCCCGTGAATCGGCTCGGGAAAGCCGGGGTAGTTCTCGACCTCCTCGGTCTGCGCGATCTGGCCGCCGGGCATCCCCTTTTCCAGCACCAGCGTGCTGAGGCTGGCGCGGCCGGTGTAGATGGCGGCGGTCAGTCCGGCGGGGCCGCCACCGACGATCACCACGTCGAAATCCTGGGCATTCTGAGAGGCGCTGGTCATGAAAGAAGCGTACCACCGGGCACATTCGGGGATGGTCAGACGGGCACACTTTGTTTTTTAAAGCAAAGAGGAGTTCAGGCACAACAGGGGCCGTACCCACCGGAGCAGGCCCAGAGGACGAGCAAAAGAAAGCACCCCACATTGCTGCGGGGTGCTTTTCCTGTTTGGCTGGGGCACAAGGACTCGAACCTTGATTAACGGTGCCAGAAACCGACGTCCTGCCATTAGACGATGCCCCAAAGCCTGCTCTGGCTGCCCCCACCGCTGCGGTGGTGAGCGTGAGGGAGTATAGCCGCCTCTTTGCGCCCCGTCAACCGGCCCCCCGCTCTGGAAGCGTTGCTGCCCGGGCGGGCAGTTTGTCTCGACATCGAATGGACCGCGTTCAAACCGCCCTTGCCCCCCCCAACGGGCGGTGCTACACTGAGGCGTTTCCGCGCTAGAGCGCAGGTTACGTGGTGCCCGCCCGGCAAGGGTGGCGCACCCAGGAGGACAGGAGTTCATGGAAGACCAGACCCAGACCCCCGCCGCAGAGGGCGGGACCACTCAGCCCATGCCGGGCACCGAGCAGACCAGCACCGAGGCGCAGGGCACCCAGGAAACTCAGGGGACCCAGCAGGCTCAGGCCGCCAGCAGCACCCCGGCCAGCACCACGCCCGCCAGCACGGACGAGCGCGAGTACCCGGCCATGACCATGGAAGACGTGCTCGCCAGCGAGGCGACCGAGCACCAGTCGGTCAGCCGCGGCGACATCGTGGATGGCACCGTCGTGTTTATCGGCAACGAGGGCATCGCGGTGGACGTCGGCGCGAAGGTGGAGGGCGTCATTCCCCTCAACCAGATCGGCGACGAACCCGTCACGCTGGAGCAGGCCCAGGAGCTGTACAAGCCCGGTGACAAGATCGAGGCGTACGTCGTGCGGGTCGACCTGGCGAACAACCAGATCGTCCTCTCCAAGAAGCGGGCCGACCAGGACAAGGGCTGGCGCGTGCTGGAGCGGATGCAGGAGAACGACGAGGCCTTCGAGGTCGAGGTGCTGGAGAAGGTGCGCGGCGGTCTCGTGGCGCAGGTCGAGGGCATCCGGGCGTTCCTGCCCGCTTCCCAGGTGGACACCCGCCGGGTGAACGAGCTGGACCCCTACGTGGGCAAGCCGCTGATGGTCAAGCTGATCGAGCTGAACCGCAAGCGCAACCGCGTGATCATCAGCCACCGCGCCATCATGGAGGCCCAGAAGGCCCAGGCGCGCGAGCAGACCATCGGCAAGCTGGTGCCCGGCGCGCAGTTCGAGGGTGAAGTCGTCGAGATCACCGATTTCGGCGTGTTCGTGAACCTGGGCGGCATCGACGGCCTGGTGCACCGCAGCGAGCTGACCTTCGGGCGCTTCAACCACCCCCGCGACGTGGTGAAGGTGGGCGACAAGGTGCAGGTGCAGGTGATCGACGTGGACGA
The window above is part of the Deinococcus carri genome. Proteins encoded here:
- a CDS encoding quinate 5-dehydrogenase encodes the protein MTDLLSGWQPAPAGFKHVVSVSLGGSKRNAREEINVLGQPFVLERIGTDGDARKAAQLFQALDGRVDAFGLGGADLYVIADHKRYTFGNIRKLVANAKLTPVLDGSGLKNTLEREAVAQLDPLLNWRSQKVLMVSAVDRFGMAEALAKAGAEVVYGDIVFGLNLDIPLRSLAALRRVAHLVLPVITKLPQDWFYPTGEKQETSVPGKGTRYYAWADVIAGDTHYAKRYAPRDLAGKTILTQTITEADRVWMKERGVARLVTTTPRIGSRNFATNVLEAFFVALSGKREALSEQEYLHYIREVGFRPEVNEL
- the xpt gene encoding xanthine phosphoribosyltransferase, yielding MQTLVEAIRQQGVILPGGILKVDGLVNHQLLPGLTREMGERFAAGFAHLNPNKVVTIEVSGIAPALATALVLNVPLVYARKKKPITMQEPTFTAQSVSRTKGGAVDLFVSSEYLGPGDRVIVIDDFLASGGTLRALAGIIALSGAELLGLGCVVEKGFEDGRTRLADLNVPILTLANIVRMNEAEGIVVEAGH
- a CDS encoding general stress protein — encoded protein: MTQPDPRSALIPDQSARMNVATYATYPEAQRAVDYLSDQRFPVERMAIVGEGLQTVEQVTGRLDWGRAAGLGFGQGLFLGLFIGLLFGLLGLGGGNILYAVAYGMVMGAITGLVWGLVSYALSGGRRDFTSIGGMRAERYVILADADVAEQARTLLSNLPPR
- a CDS encoding acyl-CoA carboxylase subunit beta, translating into MTQPAAELQELIAAMEQRRSKVEAGGGEARQQKQREGGKLTARERIERLLDPGSFLELSTFVEHGANRLMAGVEAPGEGVVTGRGTIDGRQVFVFSQDFTVLGGSLGKMNAAKVTKVMDLAAKTGCPVIGLNDSAGARIQEGVDSLSGYGEIFYRNAIYSGSVPQISAILGPCAGGAVYSPALTDFILMSRGSSYMFITGPEVIKSVTREDVTFDQLGGADVHTRKSGVAHLEYDGDEAVLDGIRDLLSYLPQNAREQPPVRECTDPVGRSNERLLDIVTPDQRKPYAMHDVIHELVDDGTFLEIQPGWARNILCGFARLDGQSVGIVANNPKVMAGTLNIDASDKAARFIRTCDCYNIPILTLVDVTGFLPGVAQEHAGIIRHGAKMLYAYAEATVPKITLITRKSYGGAYLAMNSRDMGADVVYAWPTAAVAVMGAEGAANIVYRRDIQNSENPEATRAEKIAQYKETFDNPYVAAAKGYIDDVIPMEDTRRRLIQTFAMLRGKEEARPFKKHGNIPL
- a CDS encoding CAP domain-containing protein, giving the protein MRQFKQMVLVGGLLTLAACGATPPATTATEAAPALATSTGLTAQASAGTLTVGQTLQLNVTVGGRAPLPGELTWTTSNAGIATVSQSGLVTARGAGNATVRAALTRSPSAFIDFTLTVTAPATTPTPAPTPAPTPGTGSSAFAQRVLDLTNQARAQARTCGSTSFAATTPLTYSAQLEQAAQAHATDMATLNYFSHTSQDGRTMAQRITATGYTWRTIGENIAAGQPTPESVVAGWLASEGHCRNIMNPSFRELGVGYAQGGAYGSYWVQDFGAR
- a CDS encoding HDIG domain-containing metalloprotein; amino-acid sequence: MRSLTSAARLARKARGYAGKVRRLARSLRARDAHPDDAWAISLLTPAEAHVYLGMDPRDREHACRVTRHLLRDHPAAAPEVVAAALLHDCGKSIRPYHVAERVLVGLVPNRLTRLLPVGALSVRAYHPELGAELLARAGARPQVARLVARHHHPGGDPDAALLHHYDDLE
- the trxB gene encoding thioredoxin-disulfide reductase, whose amino-acid sequence is MTSASQNAQDFDVVIVGGGPAGLTAAIYTGRASLSTLVLEKGMPGGQIAQTEEVENYPGFPEPIHGMELAQRMVQQAEKFGARIEMEEVEAIEAAPGNHPYVFTVRGYGGTYRAKSVILATGANPKRLNVPGEEQFWGKGVSTCATCDGFFYRGKKVVVVGGGDAAVEEGLFLTKFADEVTLIHRRDTLRANKVAQARAFANPKMKFIWDTAVEEIEGTDNVTGVRLKNLKTGETSDFPTDGVFIFIGHVPNTEFVQGTVTLRPDGYVEVTDEIYTSVPLLFAAGDVSDYVYRQLATSVGAGTRAAMSAERALAALELESDTNAAAD
- a CDS encoding 30S ribosomal protein S1 gives rise to the protein MEDQTQTPAAEGGTTQPMPGTEQTSTEAQGTQETQGTQQAQAASSTPASTTPASTDEREYPAMTMEDVLASEATEHQSVSRGDIVDGTVVFIGNEGIAVDVGAKVEGVIPLNQIGDEPVTLEQAQELYKPGDKIEAYVVRVDLANNQIVLSKKRADQDKGWRVLERMQENDEAFEVEVLEKVRGGLVAQVEGIRAFLPASQVDTRRVNELDPYVGKPLMVKLIELNRKRNRVIISHRAIMEAQKAQAREQTIGKLVPGAQFEGEVVEITDFGVFVNLGGIDGLVHRSELTFGRFNHPRDVVKVGDKVQVQVIDVDEGRERINLSMKSLTEDPWEGAVEKYHIGQRVKGKVTNLTNFGAFVELEPGLEGLVHVSEMSWTKRVRHPNEVLKEGDEVEAVILRIDPKDRRISLGIRQTTDDPWSALPDRYPPGTPVKGKITGMTDFGVFMEIEEGIEGLIHISELDTQRVNNPADLFKKGDEIEAVILNIDPVEQRASLSRRRALGGGGPVRDYVSQGGGARSDRYSGGQGGGSRSGGRGGRGGGADYNYNAKDASQGGKISTKLGDVYADLFAQFGLGSDKKDQGESTENTEKQGE